In Cryptomeria japonica chromosome 1, Sugi_1.0, whole genome shotgun sequence, the sequence ATGGTTGCATCAATGGATGGGGAATCTCTTGAATCTAGTTGCTAAGGGTTGATTGGTTCAGGGGTCAATGACGAGGGCACACAAGGTAGATTtgttgttaattttcttttctttacttgCTTATATGATAGGTTGTTCGCATATAATTATCTTTGTTCTTCCCTTTTATTAGACCATAAATTAATTTTATCACTCAATGAACCTACATGAGACACAATGAATTGCAAAGATCTGGCGAGGCTTGTCCTATGCAAGTTTGTTGTAGTAGGATCTCTCAACCTTGTAATCAATTCCTCAAGTTGTTTTTTAGTTATTTTCTATTTCCCCTAATATGTTTTCTTGTGATCCTGTAGGATGCCTATGAAATGATGGAGGTGTTTGTTGCGTTTACTATTCAACAAGGTATAAATGAGGAGGTGGTGGAGAATTTGGCACATTTGGGGGTGGAATAACATttcttaaaaattaaaacaaattttcaTTATAAAAACTTATTTGAAAACTACATTTTGatcaaaatttcaaaccaaaaatgcATAAATACTTATCTCTTTTACATTGTTGCTATCTTCTTGGCATCTTGATGATGATTTGTCAAACTAAGCTAAAAAAATGGCTTTCTATTTGGGTAGCGCATGTTGCAATCGTCCAAAACTCATAGGTTGCACGATGGACCAAAGTTTTTTGTAAATGAAAAtgaaggtttttttttgttttactttatCATTTGACGTGTACTAGTTTGAAGTTTGTTGATAATAAGTCAAATGTGTGAAAATTAATGCAAataggatttggataagatcaaatatattcaaatacgTACATGTAGGAATAAAGAAATGTTAAAGATCtagaaatgaataaaatttaataatttatgacATTTATCATTATACAATTATATTAAGTTATTCCATCAAAATTAGTCTAACTTTTTAAAAAgttaacataaatatataaaattgaagaaaattgacAAATGCTATTTTAATCCATAAAATATACCACTATATCAAATACCGGATTGTTTGCAAAATCACTCTACTCAAAACACTATTTAAGAATAGAAAATTGTTTTAAGCAAGCATAATTTCAATATTGTAAcctttttatttaaattcaaaagtTGCTATCACGGCTCCCACatccttttttttaatttaaaacacACAGTTTTCACATCTAGATAATTAGGTCGGATGACGCCTACGAAATCAATTTGGGAAGCAAACAGTTCTTCAAAAACATAAATGGCAGCATGCCAAATCTTTTTGCTCTCACCCATTGCGCACATGCGAAAAACTAAAATCCGAGATgatgttaaataaataaatcccAGGATACTCGAGTCGCAAAATATTAGTAAAATATTATCCGTATCAATTAAAAAAGGTTTTCACTTTCACCCATGCATTCAGACGCATCTATTTTGGCTTCAAAATGGCAATACGAATTGACTAACATGCGCGTTTTACACCATCGAATTTGCCATAAACGACTGCAATTGACTAAGACGTCGCTATCATGCTGTACGGAAGGTtcgttttgaagccagaatagcttAGACCATGCATTCCCGATATTCCTGTATATCCTGCAGCCTGCCTCATCTGAAACGAAGTTTTGGAAAATTTTAATGCTAGATCATGATCACAGCAGAATCAGTCATCACATTTATGAGAAGATTGGAAACCACGTGACTGACAGCATGGATAAGATTTTGAAATCAGGATAGAGTGCAAGTTGGGTTGCAGTATGAAAGATAACCCGAGGTGTAGAAGTGATGCCATTTTATTATTTTCCCGGTGAGGTATAAAACACGTTTCTTTAAACGGCGAGAAGCCATTACCGTCAAAACTCGCCCGTCTGTGTATAAATAGACGTGTGGAGCAGCCAATGTCAATCTCAATCTCAACTAGTGTGAGTGTTTTAAGAGTTCGTTTGATCGCCAGCTTACACGTTAAGCCTTGGCGAGAAAGTGTTTGGAGTAAGATAGTTTTTAGGTGTAGCCCAGATGAGTTTATTCGGTAACATCTCTCTTCCAAAAATTCCAACGATTCCAACGATTCCAACAATTCCAACCATTTCATTGCCCTCTAAAAATGGGAATCCAGGGGTGTTTGAAATCAAAGGAGAAGTAGTGTTAATGAAAGCATATCTTGCGGATGTTACTGATTACTCTGCCACGATTGCAGACACAGTCTCTGAATTGATCGGGCAGAAAGTCTTTCTTCAGCTCGTCAGCAGCGACAAGATTCATGAAGGTAATATTATTACTGGTTTTTATTGTCAGTTATTACCATAGGATCCTAAGTGGGTATATTGATTTTTCTTTTCTGCACCTTGGGCATAATTAATTTATAGGATTGTCCAACGAATGACTGGTAATGGTATAGATTCGGGATTGGGGAAGAAAGGAGAGGAGGAATCAATAAGCTGGAATCCACTGGATGGTCCCATCGCTGGTGACTCGAAATTCTCCGTCAGCTTCACATGGAAGACTGAACTGGGATTGCCGGGTGCATTGTTGGTCAGGAACGCGCACCCGAGGGAGTTCTTCTTGAAATCGCTCTCTCTTTCTGCTGTACCTGGCAAACTTCCAGCAATACGCTTTGTCTGTAACTCCTGGATTCATCCTTACTATTTATTTAACAAAACGGACCGGGTATTCTTTACTACTCAGGTATAATCTGAAACAAATAATCTGAGAGCTTAGAAGTGATCAAGGAACAACGTTTTATTAATGTGCATTGTACCCTGAACATTGGTGATTTCAGAGCCATCTTCCTAATGAAACACCGGCGGGTTTGTTGACGCTGAGAAAGCGAGAGCTGGCTTCTCTGCGAGGAAATGGTACCGGAGAGAGAAAGTTTTATGAGCGTGTGTATGACTACGATCTTTACAATGATCTGGGTAACCCAGATAGTAGTCCCGATCTCCGCAGGGAGGTGCTCGGTGGGTCACAGGACCTTCCTTATCCCAGAAGATGTAGAACTGGACGTGCCCCCTGCAAAACAGGTTCTCTAAATATTATAGATCTTCAAGCCTTTGTCTGGTATTAATTGATTTTAGTTTAAATTAGTTTCGAGATTCAATCAATTATAATGTTTATGATATGGCAGATCGGAAGTTCGAGAGCTTGCCTCTGTTGCCCACCACCCAATACTACATTCCCCCAGACGAGAAGTTCCCTCATATCAATCTGTCCGACTACAGGTCTAATTTGGTGCGAGCCTTCGCCAAAAAGGTGGTACCCACCATCAAGTCCATATTTGGTGATGAGTTCCACTCGCTGCAAGAAGTGAAAGATATTTACAGCAAAGGCATCCCTAAGGCTCTCAACAATGTTATGGATCTTAGCCGAGATCTGATTCCTCTCCAAATGGTTAAAGGACTGTTCAGCACACAGGACCAATCTCTCATTAATTTCACAGTTCCCCAACTTATTAAGGGTGCGAGATCaatactatttatttaattgaagTTTAAGCAATTTCTTCTAGTATTAGTCATCGACAAAATAACATATAATTGatacttcaaatttaaatttttatttctgACTTGCAGCTGACGAAAATGCGTGGAAGACAGACGAAGAGTTTGCACGACATGCCCTTTCTGGTCTCAATCCCATGGCCATTCAATGTCTGCAGGCAAGCAAATTGAAAAGCTCCCTGTTTTAATCTAATGTTAATGTTGATGTTGTAGTTGAATATTGATTATAATGCTAACCTTCTTCTCTTAAACTTGGAACAGAGCTTTCCTCCAACAAGCAGCTTGGACGCCGACTTATATGGCCCTCAAAACAGTTCTATAACGGCAGAACATATTGAGAAAAACCTCAATGGCCTTACGGTGCAGCAGGTATGTTATATCTATATAGTGATTCAACTAGTtccacaacatatcaaaaagaGAGAAAATTGTGATCCTTTGACCAATCTTGTGATGGGATTAAATGTGAACTGTTTGATTAGGCTGTGGAAGCAAAAAGACTCTTTATCTTGGACTACTACGATGCGTACATGCCCTACATTGAACGCATTAACAAAGAATCAGATGAACGTAAAATGTATGCCTCCCGCACTCTCTTCTTCCTCACAGACCAAGGAATTCTGAGGGTTGTGGCGATCGAGTTGTGTTTGCCTCACACCAGTCTTACCCAAGCTGAAAGAAAAGTTTACACCCCTGCACAAGAGGGAGAAGATGGCGCTCTGTGGCTGCTCGCCAAAGCTCATTCAAGAGTTAACGATGCTGGTTATCATCAGTTAATCAGTCATTGGTAATATCACATTGAAACAAGACAGTAAGTCTATTTGCATCGAGTGGACAAAATAATGTCACGATGGTTAACTTTTCCATTCTTGATGCAGGTTGAGAACTCATGCTGTCATCGAGCCTTTCATCATTGCTACTCACAGGCACCTAAGCAAAATGCATCCCCTTCACAAGTTATTACTCCCTCATTATTTTGATACCATGGACATTAATCAATCTGCTCGGCAGATTCTTATTAATGCAAATGGCGTTATTGAAGAAGGATTCACACCCTATCGATACGCCATAGAGTTGTCCTCTAAAGCATATAAACATTGGAAACTTAATGAACAGGGCTTGCCTGCCGATCTCATTAAAAGGTATAGTGCTCTCTTCTTTGTTAGTCCCTACTGTCAAATGCCATGTTGGTGTCATATAAATTATTCTAAGCTAGGAGATGTACCTATGCAATTGCAGAGGCATGGCAGTTGCAGATTCAACGGCACCCCACGGATTGAGGCTTGCGATAGAAGACTACCCATATGCAGTGGACGGTCTGGAGATCTGGGGCGCTTTAAAGCAATGGGTGAGTGATTATGTGTCTCTCTACTACAAGAGCGACGATGCAATCAAGGAAGACACAGAAGTGCAAACATGGTGGAAGGAAGCTGTGAATGTGGGGCATGGAGACCTGAAGAAGGAAAGTGTATGGTATCAGATGGAGTCGGTGGAGGAAGCGGCGGAAGCAATTACAACGATCATTTGGATTGCATCTGCTCACCATGCAGCCGTAAACTTTGGGCAATATGCGTACGGAGGATACATGCCCAATCTCCCCACTCTCAGCAGACGCCTAATTCCTGAGCAACATTCCCTCGACTATGCCCAAATGGTGAAGGATCCAGAGGCGTTTATGCTCTCAACAGTGTCCAACCCCAATCAGGCCACCACGGTGATGGCGGTGTTAGAGCTTCTGTCGAAGCATTCAACGGATGAAGCCTACTTAGGGCAGGTGAAGGGATCCACTCATGAATTGACTGACGATGAGGGCATCGAACAAGCGTTTGGAAAATTCTCTGCAGCTCTGGCTGGCGTGGAGAAAAATGTGTCAGAGAGGAACAAGAATTCCAACCTGAAGAACAGGTATGGGCCATCACAGGTTCCATACACACTGCTCTATCCGAACACCACCGACCTCTCCAGGGAGGGTGGATTGACTGGCAGGGGAATTCCAAACAGCGTTTCCATTTAATCTTTGTCTCTCTTTGCGACAACGTCAATATCGTATCCATTTCGTTTACAATAAGTGTTTGTTTAAAATAGCCGCTGCGACGATTCTGCATCGTTGTCGAGCTATTTAATTTGTCACTAAATGTAATGCAGTCATGTTGAAGTAGGTGGAGTTGGCACATACCTAGTTCATCTTATTTTAATAAAGAATTTTCGTTTCCTTCTCTCGCTTCGTATTGTCCCGGGTGGACCGTACAGGATAACAACTGATATATACATTAGAGTTAAAGCAGTACAGGCAATGGTAAAATTGGTTCAAATTTCGAAGTTCAATCTCATTGGCAAGATCTTTAAACATTTAATAATTTCTATTCGTCTAAACACTGAAGAGTTAATAAACAGGAAAAAAAATATAATGTCAAAACGCAGCAAACCTGATTCAGTAACCCTGTCGCATAGCAAAATTTTGGTCTGGCTATGGCGTATCGATACGCATTACAACACTAGAATACATATATATTCGTCTGAAGACTAAAGAGTTAATAAACAGGAAAAAAAATATAATGTCAAAACGTAGCAAACCTGCTTCAATAAACCTGTCGCACAACAAAATTTTGGCCTGGATATTGCGTATCGATACGCATTACAACACTAGAATACAAATATGAGCATCTGCACGAAATTTTGTGATGTTTTGTGCAAAGAAGAGTTTCTCTGCCATCCAAAATATTCACATAAAATATTAAGAATAATGTTCAAATTAGGTTTATGAAACTACTTACTAGCATTTGCAGTCATATGAGGATCCAGTCAAAGTacataagaaataagaaattaaaggtaaaatttatataaatcttaatatttcatttatattttgtTGTAATTATAAAAATAACATATATGCAAGTTGAATGAAGTACTATGTTACAAATTCAATTGTACAAGTCAAGTGATATTTCAAAGGTCCAAATTGAACATAATAATGGATGACAGTTATTATAGATgaaatctaaaatctaaaatctgAGAGTAATGAGCATATGATATTTCAAACTATTGTAGTCTCTAGAGTACTCTTTTGGTTCTTCTTTGGTTGGTAAAACAACATAAAGAGCAACAAAAATTGCAAATATATGTATTATTGGTGCAATAAAATTCATTAACATGGCTTCAAAATCATATTTGTACAACCCCAAGTTCTCAAGGAAGGTATGCTTCTCCAAAAACCCAAGCTCCATTGTTTCTATTACAAACAAGTATTTTAGATGTTTAAACAACACACATCAAAAGAGTATACCACCCCCATGTAAACTATTGTAGTCTCTAGAGTACCCTTTTGGTTCTTTGGTTG encodes:
- the LOC131873609 gene encoding linoleate 9S-lipoxygenase A-like; protein product: MSLFGNISLPKIPTIPTIPTIPTISLPSKNGNPGVFEIKGEVVLMKAYLADVTDYSATIADTVSELIGQKVFLQLVSSDKIHEDSGLGKKGEEESISWNPLDGPIAGDSKFSVSFTWKTELGLPGALLVRNAHPREFFLKSLSLSAVPGKLPAIRFVCNSWIHPYYLFNKTDRVFFTTQSHLPNETPAGLLTLRKRELASLRGNGTGERKFYERVYDYDLYNDLGNPDSSPDLRREVLGGSQDLPYPRRCRTGRAPCKTDRKFESLPLLPTTQYYIPPDEKFPHINLSDYRSNLVRAFAKKVVPTIKSIFGDEFHSLQEVKDIYSKGIPKALNNVMDLSRDLIPLQMVKGLFSTQDQSLINFTVPQLIKADENAWKTDEEFARHALSGLNPMAIQCLQSFPPTSSLDADLYGPQNSSITAEHIEKNLNGLTVQQAVEAKRLFILDYYDAYMPYIERINKESDERKMYASRTLFFLTDQGILRVVAIELCLPHTSLTQAERKVYTPAQEGEDGALWLLAKAHSRVNDAGYHQLISHWLRTHAVIEPFIIATHRHLSKMHPLHKLLLPHYFDTMDINQSARQILINANGVIEEGFTPYRYAIELSSKAYKHWKLNEQGLPADLIKRGMAVADSTAPHGLRLAIEDYPYAVDGLEIWGALKQWVSDYVSLYYKSDDAIKEDTEVQTWWKEAVNVGHGDLKKESVWYQMESVEEAAEAITTIIWIASAHHAAVNFGQYAYGGYMPNLPTLSRRLIPEQHSLDYAQMVKDPEAFMLSTVSNPNQATTVMAVLELLSKHSTDEAYLGQVKGSTHELTDDEGIEQAFGKFSAALAGVEKNVSERNKNSNLKNRYGPSQVPYTLLYPNTTDLSREGGLTGRGIPNSVSI